Within Amedibacterium intestinale, the genomic segment ACATTAGAACTTGCCATGGATTTAAGTAAAGTACACTTCTTTGATCCAGAAAGTGAAAATAAAATCGTTTAATCAAAAGAAAGCCAATGCGATCGCATTGGTTTTTTTGGTATCATTTTTACATGTTTTTAACAAAACTTTTTTGATTTTTCTGTATAGTATAGCTGTATAGAAAAGAAGGTTGGAAGATATATGAATTTTGGTGTTATTGATGTAGGGGCAAATAGTGTTCGTATGAATGTGTATCAATATGAAAATAAAGGGTTTGATATTTTGTTTTCCAAGAAGAAAACATTAGGTATCGTATCTTATATTAACGATGGAAAAATGTCAGAAAAGGGGATTCAGATATTATGTCGCTGTCTGCATGACTTTCAGTTAACTTTATCTCATTTGCATATTGCTTCTTTACATGTCTTTGCGACATTGCCTTTACGAAATATTAAGAATACTACTGTGGTATTACAAAAAATATTTGAACGAACAGGTATTCGTGTCCATGTGTTGTCGGGAGAAGACGAGGGACGATTAAGTTTTGAAGGTGCATCTATTTATTCAAAACTGCAAAAAGGACTTTTTTTGGATGTTGGTGGAGGAAGTACAGAAATCGTTTCTTTTCAAGACTGTCAAATGCATAATGTATATAGTATTTCCAGTGGTTCTTTAAGTTTGTTTCGTACATATGTAAGTGAAATTTTACCAAATGAAAAACAACAAAAAGAAATTATAGAAGCTATGCTTAGGGAATTAAGGGAAAAAGATCCAAACAAAGAATACGCATCAGAAACAATGCTGGCAGCTGGAGGAAGTGCACGTGCATGTGCAGCGCTGTTAAAGGATTTGCATATGATTGAAAGTACAAAGGAAGAGATTCCCTGTGAAAAACTGCAGGAATTGATTACTTACTTAAACAGGGAAGATGCGATTCGTATCATTTTACGATGTGAACCGGAACGTATTCATACGTTTTTTCCAGGACTTTTAATTTTATATAGTACAGCGAACTATTATGGATGTAAAAAGATGCAAATTAGTAAATATGGAGTTCGTGAGGGGTATGTATTGAAGAAAATTCTTCCGAATGCTCGCTTTTGATTATATTACTAACGTAAAAAAACCTCGTCGTTGAGGTTTTTTTTAATCTACTTTTTCTTTTCAAGAATATAGCCAATACCACGTCTGGAACCAATTGTCGCATTCGCACAGTTGTTTTTTAGTTTTGTGCGAAGATTGTGTGTATGAACATCTACAATACGAGACTGTTTTGGATATTCATCTTTCCATAAGGATTCCTGAATGTATTCTCTGGATAAAACTCTGTTTCGGTTTTTTAAAAAGAAGTTTAAAAGTTCAAATTCTTTTTTTGTCAGTAAGAGTGGTTTGGAATTGATTTTTACAGTTCGAGTTTTTTCATCTATATAAATATTTAGAAATACTTGGGAGTCTTTTGTGCTAACAGGGTCTTGTTGCTTTTCAATGCGTTTCATCTGATTTCGAATACGAAGGGTTAGTTCTTTGGGGTGGTAGGGTTTTTCTATATAATCATCTGCACCGGCAGAAAATGCTTCTAGTTTTGCACATTCATCACTTACATAGGATAATACAAAAAACAAACAGGTTTCACTTATTTTTTTAAAGGGGAGAAGTGTTTCTTTTTTTTGTAGATTTTGATCAGTTATATCCAATACAAAAGTAGAACTCTGTATGTTGTCTGCATGGGATAGAAATTCAGAAAGAGAACATAGTTCTGGTTCCATTCCTCCTTTTATCAAGTCATAACAAACCCCTTTTGACTGATGCAGGTCA encodes:
- a CDS encoding Ppx/GppA phosphatase family protein encodes the protein MNFGVIDVGANSVRMNVYQYENKGFDILFSKKKTLGIVSYINDGKMSEKGIQILCRCLHDFQLTLSHLHIASLHVFATLPLRNIKNTTVVLQKIFERTGIRVHVLSGEDEGRLSFEGASIYSKLQKGLFLDVGGGSTEIVSFQDCQMHNVYSISSGSLSLFRTYVSEILPNEKQQKEIIEAMLRELREKDPNKEYASETMLAAGGSARACAALLKDLHMIESTKEEIPCEKLQELITYLNREDAIRIILRCEPERIHTFFPGLLILYSTANYYGCKKMQISKYGVREGYVLKKILPNARF
- a CDS encoding response regulator transcription factor, with amino-acid sequence MNKIIIVADDLHQSKGVCYDLIKGGMEPELCSLSEFLSHADNIQSSTFVLDITDQNLQKKETLLPFKKISETCLFFVLSYVSDECAKLEAFSAGADDYIEKPYHPKELTLRIRNQMKRIEKQQDPVSTKDSQVFLNIYIDEKTRTVKINSKPLLLTKKEFELLNFFLKNRNRVLSREYIQESLWKDEYPKQSRIVDVHTHNLRTKLKNNCANATIGSRRGIGYILEKKK